The following coding sequences are from one Odontesthes bonariensis isolate fOdoBon6 chromosome 10, fOdoBon6.hap1, whole genome shotgun sequence window:
- the calcrl2 gene encoding calcitonin gene-related peptide type 1 receptor isoform X1 has translation MSPRRLLITRDVMTAGDMWRSLTISLIIASTLGTEVSQSQDVGSIVEEPQENVSDISGMQLRGANRQILAAQFECYLKIINDLPQTGQGPYCNRTWDGWMCWGDSAPGTAMQMCPTYFHDFDPNERVTKVCNPDGQWFHHPESNRVWSNYTQCSAHSKVKLKLAMSLYFMAVVGHGLSIVSLIISLIIFSYSNSLSCQRISLHKNTFCSFILNSIVTIMFLSVTVASNENIRASNPVSCKILAVLTQYTCTSNYFWMLCEGIYLHTLIIVAVFVGEQQLFWYYILGWGFPIVPAITFAVARGLYFNDMCWISTNTQLVYIIHGPIQAALLVNLFFLLNIVRVLITKLRKTHCAESTTYMKAVRATLILIPLLGVQFILWPYRPEGHISQAIFEFFMIIFSNFQGLMVAIIFCFSNAEAQTAMKRKWVQWKSAWGKTGWGETPVNSNHFSYHTNSSIAENSRAAVSLEHPATASSFEQKENCNLLSTLQQKANEQEKTSNGQVDILNMLETTGI, from the exons ATGAGTCCCAGAAGGCTCCTCATTACCAGAGACGTCATGACTGCAGG AGACATGTGGAGAAGCCTCACAATCTCACTGATAATCGCCTCGACTCTGGGCACAGAG GTGTCCCAGTCTCAGGATGTGGGGTCCATTGTGGAGGAGCCACAGGAAAATGTCAGCGACATATCCGGCATGCAACTTAGAGGTGCAAATCGTCAGATATTGGCGGCTCAGTTTGAGTGCTACCTGAAGATAATCAATGATCTGCCTCAAACAGGACAAG GACCTTACTGTAACCGTACATGGGACGGCTGGATGTGTTGGGGAGATTCAGCTCCAGGGACTGCCATGCAGATGTGCCCTACATACTTTCACGACTTTGACCCTAATG AGAGAGTCACCAAAGTGTGTAATCCTGATGGCCAGTGGTTCCACCACCCAGAGAGCAACAGAGTCTGGTCTAACTACACCCAGTGTTCGGCCCACTCTAAAGTCAAATTAAAG CTTGCAATGAGTCTCTACTTCATGGCTGTGGTGGGTCACGGTCTTTCTATTGTCTCCCTAATCATCAGTCTAATCATCTTCTCCTATTCAAA CAGTCTTAGCTGCCAGCGAATCTCCCTCCACAAGAACACATTTTGCTCATTCATCTTGAACTCCATCGTTACAATCATGTTTCTTTCAGTCACCGTGGCCAGCAATGAAAACATAAGGGCCAGCAACCCT GTGAGCTGTAAGATCCTGGCCGTGCTGACGCAGTATACGTGTACTTCCAACTACTTTTGGATGCTGTGTGAGGGCATCTACCTCCACACACTCATCATAGTGGCCGTCTTTGTTGGGGAACAACAGCTCTTCTGGTACTACATCCTGGGATGGG GTTTCCCCATCGTTCCTGCCATCACATTCGCTGTTGCTCGCGGGCTCTACTTTAATGACAT gtgttggatcagcacaaacacacaacttGTCTACATAATTCACGGGCCCATCCAAGCAGCACTGCTT GTGAACCTGTTCTTTCTACTCAATATTGTTCGAGTTCTTATCACCAAACTGAGAAAGACACACTGCGCTGAGTCCACAACCTACATGAAGGCAGTGAGAGCCACGCTGATCTTAATCCCTCTGCTGGGAGTCCAGTTCATCCTATGGCCATACAGGCCAGAGGGACACATCAGCCAGGCCATCTTTGAATTCTTTATGATCATCTTCTCCAACTTCCAG GGACTCATGGTGGCAATTATATTCTGTTTCAGCAACGCTGAG GCTCAAACAGCAATGAAGAGGAAGTGGGTTCAGTGGAAGTCCGCCTGGGGCAAAACTGGCTGGGGAGAAACACCTGTCAACAGCAACCACTTTAGCTACCACACCAACTCCTCCATCGCTGAAAACAGCCGTGCGGCAGTCAGCTTAGAGCACCCTGCCACTGCGTCATCTTTCGAACAGAAAGAAAACTGCAACCTCCTTTCCACGTTGCAGCAGAAAGCCAACGAACAGGAAAAGACCAGCAATGGGCAGGTGGACATTCTGAATATGTTGGAGACCACCGGCATCTGA
- the calcrl2 gene encoding calcitonin gene-related peptide type 1 receptor isoform X2: MSPRRLLITRDVMTAGDMWRSLTISLIIASTLGTEVSQSQDVGSIVEEPQENVSDISGMQLRGANRQILAAQFECYLKIINDLPQTGQGPYCNRTWDGWMCWGDSAPGTAMQMCPTYFHDFDPNERVTKVCNPDGQWFHHPESNRVWSNYTQCSAHSKVKLKLAMSLYFMAVVGHGLSIVSLIISLIIFSYSNLSCQRISLHKNTFCSFILNSIVTIMFLSVTVASNENIRASNPVSCKILAVLTQYTCTSNYFWMLCEGIYLHTLIIVAVFVGEQQLFWYYILGWGFPIVPAITFAVARGLYFNDMCWISTNTQLVYIIHGPIQAALLVNLFFLLNIVRVLITKLRKTHCAESTTYMKAVRATLILIPLLGVQFILWPYRPEGHISQAIFEFFMIIFSNFQGLMVAIIFCFSNAEAQTAMKRKWVQWKSAWGKTGWGETPVNSNHFSYHTNSSIAENSRAAVSLEHPATASSFEQKENCNLLSTLQQKANEQEKTSNGQVDILNMLETTGI; encoded by the exons ATGAGTCCCAGAAGGCTCCTCATTACCAGAGACGTCATGACTGCAGG AGACATGTGGAGAAGCCTCACAATCTCACTGATAATCGCCTCGACTCTGGGCACAGAG GTGTCCCAGTCTCAGGATGTGGGGTCCATTGTGGAGGAGCCACAGGAAAATGTCAGCGACATATCCGGCATGCAACTTAGAGGTGCAAATCGTCAGATATTGGCGGCTCAGTTTGAGTGCTACCTGAAGATAATCAATGATCTGCCTCAAACAGGACAAG GACCTTACTGTAACCGTACATGGGACGGCTGGATGTGTTGGGGAGATTCAGCTCCAGGGACTGCCATGCAGATGTGCCCTACATACTTTCACGACTTTGACCCTAATG AGAGAGTCACCAAAGTGTGTAATCCTGATGGCCAGTGGTTCCACCACCCAGAGAGCAACAGAGTCTGGTCTAACTACACCCAGTGTTCGGCCCACTCTAAAGTCAAATTAAAG CTTGCAATGAGTCTCTACTTCATGGCTGTGGTGGGTCACGGTCTTTCTATTGTCTCCCTAATCATCAGTCTAATCATCTTCTCCTATTCAAA TCTTAGCTGCCAGCGAATCTCCCTCCACAAGAACACATTTTGCTCATTCATCTTGAACTCCATCGTTACAATCATGTTTCTTTCAGTCACCGTGGCCAGCAATGAAAACATAAGGGCCAGCAACCCT GTGAGCTGTAAGATCCTGGCCGTGCTGACGCAGTATACGTGTACTTCCAACTACTTTTGGATGCTGTGTGAGGGCATCTACCTCCACACACTCATCATAGTGGCCGTCTTTGTTGGGGAACAACAGCTCTTCTGGTACTACATCCTGGGATGGG GTTTCCCCATCGTTCCTGCCATCACATTCGCTGTTGCTCGCGGGCTCTACTTTAATGACAT gtgttggatcagcacaaacacacaacttGTCTACATAATTCACGGGCCCATCCAAGCAGCACTGCTT GTGAACCTGTTCTTTCTACTCAATATTGTTCGAGTTCTTATCACCAAACTGAGAAAGACACACTGCGCTGAGTCCACAACCTACATGAAGGCAGTGAGAGCCACGCTGATCTTAATCCCTCTGCTGGGAGTCCAGTTCATCCTATGGCCATACAGGCCAGAGGGACACATCAGCCAGGCCATCTTTGAATTCTTTATGATCATCTTCTCCAACTTCCAG GGACTCATGGTGGCAATTATATTCTGTTTCAGCAACGCTGAG GCTCAAACAGCAATGAAGAGGAAGTGGGTTCAGTGGAAGTCCGCCTGGGGCAAAACTGGCTGGGGAGAAACACCTGTCAACAGCAACCACTTTAGCTACCACACCAACTCCTCCATCGCTGAAAACAGCCGTGCGGCAGTCAGCTTAGAGCACCCTGCCACTGCGTCATCTTTCGAACAGAAAGAAAACTGCAACCTCCTTTCCACGTTGCAGCAGAAAGCCAACGAACAGGAAAAGACCAGCAATGGGCAGGTGGACATTCTGAATATGTTGGAGACCACCGGCATCTGA
- the calcrl2 gene encoding calcitonin gene-related peptide type 1 receptor isoform X3, translating into MWRSLTISLIIASTLGTEVSQSQDVGSIVEEPQENVSDISGMQLRGANRQILAAQFECYLKIINDLPQTGQGPYCNRTWDGWMCWGDSAPGTAMQMCPTYFHDFDPNERVTKVCNPDGQWFHHPESNRVWSNYTQCSAHSKVKLKLAMSLYFMAVVGHGLSIVSLIISLIIFSYSNSLSCQRISLHKNTFCSFILNSIVTIMFLSVTVASNENIRASNPVSCKILAVLTQYTCTSNYFWMLCEGIYLHTLIIVAVFVGEQQLFWYYILGWGFPIVPAITFAVARGLYFNDMCWISTNTQLVYIIHGPIQAALLVNLFFLLNIVRVLITKLRKTHCAESTTYMKAVRATLILIPLLGVQFILWPYRPEGHISQAIFEFFMIIFSNFQGLMVAIIFCFSNAEAQTAMKRKWVQWKSAWGKTGWGETPVNSNHFSYHTNSSIAENSRAAVSLEHPATASSFEQKENCNLLSTLQQKANEQEKTSNGQVDILNMLETTGI; encoded by the exons ATGTGGAGAAGCCTCACAATCTCACTGATAATCGCCTCGACTCTGGGCACAGAG GTGTCCCAGTCTCAGGATGTGGGGTCCATTGTGGAGGAGCCACAGGAAAATGTCAGCGACATATCCGGCATGCAACTTAGAGGTGCAAATCGTCAGATATTGGCGGCTCAGTTTGAGTGCTACCTGAAGATAATCAATGATCTGCCTCAAACAGGACAAG GACCTTACTGTAACCGTACATGGGACGGCTGGATGTGTTGGGGAGATTCAGCTCCAGGGACTGCCATGCAGATGTGCCCTACATACTTTCACGACTTTGACCCTAATG AGAGAGTCACCAAAGTGTGTAATCCTGATGGCCAGTGGTTCCACCACCCAGAGAGCAACAGAGTCTGGTCTAACTACACCCAGTGTTCGGCCCACTCTAAAGTCAAATTAAAG CTTGCAATGAGTCTCTACTTCATGGCTGTGGTGGGTCACGGTCTTTCTATTGTCTCCCTAATCATCAGTCTAATCATCTTCTCCTATTCAAA CAGTCTTAGCTGCCAGCGAATCTCCCTCCACAAGAACACATTTTGCTCATTCATCTTGAACTCCATCGTTACAATCATGTTTCTTTCAGTCACCGTGGCCAGCAATGAAAACATAAGGGCCAGCAACCCT GTGAGCTGTAAGATCCTGGCCGTGCTGACGCAGTATACGTGTACTTCCAACTACTTTTGGATGCTGTGTGAGGGCATCTACCTCCACACACTCATCATAGTGGCCGTCTTTGTTGGGGAACAACAGCTCTTCTGGTACTACATCCTGGGATGGG GTTTCCCCATCGTTCCTGCCATCACATTCGCTGTTGCTCGCGGGCTCTACTTTAATGACAT gtgttggatcagcacaaacacacaacttGTCTACATAATTCACGGGCCCATCCAAGCAGCACTGCTT GTGAACCTGTTCTTTCTACTCAATATTGTTCGAGTTCTTATCACCAAACTGAGAAAGACACACTGCGCTGAGTCCACAACCTACATGAAGGCAGTGAGAGCCACGCTGATCTTAATCCCTCTGCTGGGAGTCCAGTTCATCCTATGGCCATACAGGCCAGAGGGACACATCAGCCAGGCCATCTTTGAATTCTTTATGATCATCTTCTCCAACTTCCAG GGACTCATGGTGGCAATTATATTCTGTTTCAGCAACGCTGAG GCTCAAACAGCAATGAAGAGGAAGTGGGTTCAGTGGAAGTCCGCCTGGGGCAAAACTGGCTGGGGAGAAACACCTGTCAACAGCAACCACTTTAGCTACCACACCAACTCCTCCATCGCTGAAAACAGCCGTGCGGCAGTCAGCTTAGAGCACCCTGCCACTGCGTCATCTTTCGAACAGAAAGAAAACTGCAACCTCCTTTCCACGTTGCAGCAGAAAGCCAACGAACAGGAAAAGACCAGCAATGGGCAGGTGGACATTCTGAATATGTTGGAGACCACCGGCATCTGA
- the calcrl2 gene encoding calcitonin gene-related peptide type 1 receptor isoform X4: protein MLFCAVFPNMQLCDLVSPGFRPLLTSFVWARRGPYCNRTWDGWMCWGDSAPGTAMQMCPTYFHDFDPNERVTKVCNPDGQWFHHPESNRVWSNYTQCSAHSKVKLKLAMSLYFMAVVGHGLSIVSLIISLIIFSYSNSLSCQRISLHKNTFCSFILNSIVTIMFLSVTVASNENIRASNPVSCKILAVLTQYTCTSNYFWMLCEGIYLHTLIIVAVFVGEQQLFWYYILGWGFPIVPAITFAVARGLYFNDMCWISTNTQLVYIIHGPIQAALLVNLFFLLNIVRVLITKLRKTHCAESTTYMKAVRATLILIPLLGVQFILWPYRPEGHISQAIFEFFMIIFSNFQGLMVAIIFCFSNAEAQTAMKRKWVQWKSAWGKTGWGETPVNSNHFSYHTNSSIAENSRAAVSLEHPATASSFEQKENCNLLSTLQQKANEQEKTSNGQVDILNMLETTGI, encoded by the exons ATGTTATTCTGTGCTGTGTTTCCCAACATGCAACTGTGCGACCTGGTATCGCCAGGTTTCCGTCCATTGTTGACAAGCTTTGTGTGGGCAAGACGTG GACCTTACTGTAACCGTACATGGGACGGCTGGATGTGTTGGGGAGATTCAGCTCCAGGGACTGCCATGCAGATGTGCCCTACATACTTTCACGACTTTGACCCTAATG AGAGAGTCACCAAAGTGTGTAATCCTGATGGCCAGTGGTTCCACCACCCAGAGAGCAACAGAGTCTGGTCTAACTACACCCAGTGTTCGGCCCACTCTAAAGTCAAATTAAAG CTTGCAATGAGTCTCTACTTCATGGCTGTGGTGGGTCACGGTCTTTCTATTGTCTCCCTAATCATCAGTCTAATCATCTTCTCCTATTCAAA CAGTCTTAGCTGCCAGCGAATCTCCCTCCACAAGAACACATTTTGCTCATTCATCTTGAACTCCATCGTTACAATCATGTTTCTTTCAGTCACCGTGGCCAGCAATGAAAACATAAGGGCCAGCAACCCT GTGAGCTGTAAGATCCTGGCCGTGCTGACGCAGTATACGTGTACTTCCAACTACTTTTGGATGCTGTGTGAGGGCATCTACCTCCACACACTCATCATAGTGGCCGTCTTTGTTGGGGAACAACAGCTCTTCTGGTACTACATCCTGGGATGGG GTTTCCCCATCGTTCCTGCCATCACATTCGCTGTTGCTCGCGGGCTCTACTTTAATGACAT gtgttggatcagcacaaacacacaacttGTCTACATAATTCACGGGCCCATCCAAGCAGCACTGCTT GTGAACCTGTTCTTTCTACTCAATATTGTTCGAGTTCTTATCACCAAACTGAGAAAGACACACTGCGCTGAGTCCACAACCTACATGAAGGCAGTGAGAGCCACGCTGATCTTAATCCCTCTGCTGGGAGTCCAGTTCATCCTATGGCCATACAGGCCAGAGGGACACATCAGCCAGGCCATCTTTGAATTCTTTATGATCATCTTCTCCAACTTCCAG GGACTCATGGTGGCAATTATATTCTGTTTCAGCAACGCTGAG GCTCAAACAGCAATGAAGAGGAAGTGGGTTCAGTGGAAGTCCGCCTGGGGCAAAACTGGCTGGGGAGAAACACCTGTCAACAGCAACCACTTTAGCTACCACACCAACTCCTCCATCGCTGAAAACAGCCGTGCGGCAGTCAGCTTAGAGCACCCTGCCACTGCGTCATCTTTCGAACAGAAAGAAAACTGCAACCTCCTTTCCACGTTGCAGCAGAAAGCCAACGAACAGGAAAAGACCAGCAATGGGCAGGTGGACATTCTGAATATGTTGGAGACCACCGGCATCTGA